The following coding sequences are from one Mesorhizobium onobrychidis window:
- a CDS encoding tartrate dehydrogenase, translating to MREYEIAAIPADGIGPEVIAAGLQALETLEERCGDFKLRVRHFDWGSDYYKAHGRMMPEDGVAQLKRFDAIFFGAVGAPDVPDDITLWGLRLPICQGFDQYANVRPTRILPGIVSPLAGVGPGDLDWVIVRENSEGEYSGHGGRAHRGLPEEVGTEVAIFTRVGVTRIMRYAFRLAQSRSRKLLTVVTKSNAQRHGMVMWDEIAAEVAREFPDVTWDKMLVDAMTTRMTLKPRSLDTIVATNLHADILSDLAGALAGSLGVAPTANIDPERRYPSMFEPIHGSAFDIAGKGIANPVATFWTAAQMLDHLGESEAADRLMRAVESVTREGVLTPDVGGTATTQEVTDAVCRTIRGSNV from the coding sequence ATGCGCGAATATGAGATTGCCGCCATTCCGGCCGACGGGATCGGCCCAGAGGTCATTGCCGCCGGTCTCCAGGCGCTTGAGACACTTGAAGAGCGCTGCGGCGACTTCAAGCTGCGCGTCCGGCATTTCGACTGGGGCTCAGACTACTACAAGGCCCATGGTCGGATGATGCCCGAAGATGGGGTGGCGCAACTGAAGCGCTTCGACGCTATCTTCTTTGGCGCGGTAGGCGCTCCCGATGTGCCCGACGATATCACGCTCTGGGGCCTCCGGCTGCCGATTTGCCAAGGCTTTGATCAATACGCGAACGTGCGGCCGACAAGGATATTGCCCGGTATTGTTTCGCCGCTGGCGGGCGTTGGCCCTGGCGATCTGGATTGGGTGATCGTGCGGGAGAATTCCGAGGGCGAGTATTCGGGCCACGGCGGCCGCGCCCATCGCGGCCTCCCCGAGGAGGTCGGAACCGAGGTCGCGATCTTCACGCGCGTCGGCGTCACCCGCATCATGCGATATGCATTCCGGCTGGCGCAGTCACGGTCGCGAAAGCTCCTGACAGTTGTTACGAAATCCAACGCGCAGCGTCACGGCATGGTAATGTGGGACGAAATCGCCGCCGAGGTGGCACGGGAATTCCCGGACGTCACGTGGGACAAGATGCTGGTTGATGCTATGACGACGCGGATGACGCTGAAACCACGGAGCCTCGATACGATCGTCGCCACCAATCTTCACGCCGACATATTGTCGGACCTTGCAGGCGCGCTTGCGGGCAGTCTCGGCGTAGCGCCGACCGCCAATATTGATCCCGAGCGGCGCTATCCCTCGATGTTCGAGCCTATCCACGGCTCGGCGTTCGACATTGCCGGCAAAGGTATCGCCAACCCTGTCGCCACCTTCTGGACCGCCGCCCAGATGCTCGACCATCTGGGCGAAAGCGAAGCGGCCGACCGGCTGATGCGCGCTGTGGAATCGGTGACAAGGGAAGGCGTGCTGACGCCGGACGTTGGTGGCACCGCGACCACGCAGGAAGTAACGGACGCCGTTTGCCGGACGATCCGCGGTTCGAACGTGTGA